A genomic region of Venturia canescens isolate UGA chromosome 7, ASM1945775v1, whole genome shotgun sequence contains the following coding sequences:
- the Not11 gene encoding CCR4-NOT transcription complex subunit 11 produces the protein MSLTPKDLVKLLEILDEGKLDVQLENLSSQLHQTFSPENRFKVGVTLLLLLQNVDLLLNHNQRIIALYLLFDLYKGRTIGLTPFVSIFVQIFRTESPMEYKGLPSNVDGDDLMLSRSEKNFLAKLLVSDEKDLLKRTPRQIMDEVYISPVNNVALSSLQLDLVEHNSELMSISKCGYPIILPDTDSTSSKETNGNVSQSIIEDLCIGNPPVCYESYRPEFLRLAPPLYVFEPENTWMNVESPMLFLPEYDTSMCVSNCAGAEARRLMGKAFKSVLTLQQQQHLVTELDKEPKLVYHIGLTPAKLPDLVENNPLIAIEVLLKLMQSSQITEYFSVLVNMEMSLHSMEVVNRLTTTVDLPTEFVHLYISNCISTCETIKDRYMQNRLVRLVCVFLQSLIRNKIINVQELFIEVQAFCIEFSRIREAAALFRLLKQLESGDVGSLNTPSLKKNVDIC, from the coding sequence ATGTCTTTGACACCTAAGGACCTTGTCAAACTTTTGGAGATTCTTGACGAAGGCAAGCTTGATGTTCAattggaaaatctttcgagtcAACTTCACCAAACATTCAGTCCTGAAAATCGGTTCAAAGTTGGAGTGACATTGTTGCTCCTGTTGCAAAATGTGGATCTTCTGTTGAATCATAATCAACGAATAATAGCATTATATTTGCTATTCGATCTTTACAAAGGAAGAACTATTGGACTCACGCCATTCGTTAGTAtctttgttcaaatttttagAACAGAAAGTCCAATGGAATACAAAGGGTTGCCGTCGAACGTGGATGGGGATGATTTAATGTTATCTAGAAGTGAGAAAAACTTTTTGGCCAAACTTCTTGTGAGCGATGAAAAAGATTTATTGAAACGTACACCGAGACAGATAATGGACGAAGTTTATATTTCGCCTGTAAACAATGTTGCACTTTCCTCTTTACAACTTGATTTAGTAGAACATAATTCTGAGCTTATGTCAATTAGCAAATGCGGTTATCCAATAATTCTACCCGACACGGACTCTACGAGCAGCAAAGAGACCAATGGTAATGTTAGTCAAAGTATCATTGAGGACTTGTGCATCGGTAATCCGCCTGTCTGTTACGAAAGTTATCGGCCGGAATTTCTCAGACTAGCCCCACCCCTGTACGTTTTTGAGCCTGAAAACACATGGATGAATGTTGAAAGCCCAATGTTATTTTTACCGGAGTACGACACAAGCATGTGTGTATCAAATTGTGCAGGTGCAGAAGCTCGTCGACTTATGGGTAAAGCATTCAAAAGTGTTTTGACGctgcaacaacaacaacatttGGTAACCGAGCTAGATAAGGAACCAAAGCTCGTTTATCACATTGGTCTCACACCTGCCAAGTTGCCAGATCTTGTTGAAAATAATCCTTTGATCGCTATTGAGGTTCTTCTCAAGCTCATGCAATCTAGTCAAATCACAGAATACTTTAGTGTTTTGGTGAACATGGAAATGTCTCTCCATTCGATGGAAGTAGTCAACCGTCTCACCACCACTGTTGATTTGCCAACTGAATtcgtacatttatatataagtAATTGTATATCAACTTGTGAAACAATCAAGGATCGTTACATGCAAAACCGGCTTGTACGTCTGGTCTGCGTTTTCCTACAATCTCtcattagaaataaaataatcaatgTTCAAGAATTGTTTATTGAAGTTCAAGCATTTTGCATTGAATTTAGTCGCATAAGAGAGGCCGCTGCGCTATTCAGGCTTCTCAAGCAACTGGAATCCGGAGATGTTGGTAGCTTGAATACGCCTTCTCTCAAAAAAAACGTGGACatatgttga
- the LOC122413582 gene encoding uncharacterized protein isoform X2 — protein MNHAKTEKHKKAVSLDKSAKTFEPLTSTFEPVLTEATKIAELKIAAFIAEHSSLQTVNHMIDILPQLDPSSHIISNLKLHRTKCSMLIKNVLGPCMLQELIQEIGDGPYSLIIDESTDLSTQKVLCIMLRFFSFEKREVVTTFYRLIKLIDADAKSVHSAIKLQLEQDGLKVENMVGIGVDGASVMVGKHNSVTALFKREIDDLIVMPCVCHSLHLCAEKASEMLPRPLEFLVRETHNWFSYSPKRLEKYKLLYETINGSGKPNKIQGLSGTRWLARSEAIDTILNQWEELQFLFSIAKSEDNCHMAAQLYNIMIRLPYKAFLIFLKYELKSVTQLNLLFQSDYVEPTKLLEDLFLMFKNLLQKLVVPSSLQKLTDSELINFDFQSCLMHTSAMYFGYEFHVIAQDIEPTELLDVKERCKKFLCTLAQEVQKRLPDNLSILKTMADLHPKIALSRMKPSLTGIIAKFQRTHLYGNKNETESEWNQLQNKSWPNTVNSVEFYSAVFVDYDSAGQKRFENIAKFSMALLTLPISNASVERAFSTYNVIKNKLRNKLSLEVLQSIMMVRFTLQRQSGSCVKFVPSARMLEMFNVSMYDFKNANNTQKQCDSVDVVDEIFDNYIGEI, from the coding sequence ATGAACCACGcaaagacagaaaaacataaaaaagctGTATCCTTGGACAAATCAGCAAAGACATTCGAACCGTTGACTTCAACATTTGAGCCAGTTCTGACAGAAGCAACGAAGATCGCCGAATTGAAAATTGCTGCATTTATTGCAGAACATAGTTCACTGCAGACTGTGAATCACATGATCGACATTCTGCCGCAGCTGGACCCTTCGTCACATataatttcgaatttgaaactcCATCGCACTAAATGTTCGATGTTGATCAAGAACGTCCTCGGGCCTTGTATGCTCCAAGAACTTATCCAAGAAATTGGCGACGGTCCATACTCACTCATAATCGACGAGAGTACTGATCTTTCAACGCAGAAGGTGTTGTGTATCATGttgcgatttttctctttcgagaaACGAGAAGTGGTTACAACGTTTTATCGGTTAATCAAATTAATCGATGCCGATGCAAAAAGTGTGCATAGTGCCATTAAACTTCAATTAGAACAAGATGgtttaaaagttgaaaatatggTCGGCATTGGCGTTGATGGAGCGAGTGTGATGGTTGGAAAACACAACTCAGTTACAGCTTTGTTTAAGCGTGAAATAGATGACCTAATCGTTATGCCATGTGTTTGTCACTCACTTCATTTATGCGCTGAAAAAGCATCGGAAATGTTGCCTCGTCCATTAGAATTTTTGGTTCGAGAAACGCATAATTGGTTTTCTTACAGCCCCAAACGGTTAGAAAAATATAAGCTTTTGTACGAAACAATTAATGGTAGTGGAAAACCGAATAAAATTCAGGGTCTTAGCGGAACTCGTTGGCTTGCTCGATCCGAGGCTATCGATACCATCTTAAATCAGTGGGAAGAATTGCAAttcttattttcaattgcaaaatcAGAAGACAATTGTCACATGGCTGCTCAGTTATACAACATCATGATAAGGTTACCCTACAAagcttttcttatttttttaaaatacgaaCTGAAAAGTGTAACGCAATTAAATTTGCTTTTTCAAAGTGATTACGTAGAACCTACGAAATTACTTGAGGATCTTTTTTTGATGTTCAAAAACTTACTGCAAAAGCTCGTTGTACCATCGAGCTTGCAGAAATTAACTGACAGTgaattgatcaatttcgattttcaatctTGTTTAATGCATACTTCAGCAATGTATTTTGGCTACGAGTTTCACGTCATTGCTCAAGATATTGAACCAACAGAATTATTGGATGTTAAAGAAAGgtgcaaaaaatttctctgtaCTTTGGCTCAAGAGGTTCAAAAAAGATTGCCGGACAACTTATCTATCCTAAAGACGATGGCCGATCTTCATCCTAAAATCGCATTATCGCGAATGAAACCCAGTTTAACAGGTATTATTGCAAAATTCCAACGCACTCACTTATACGGCAATAAGAATGAGACAGAGTCAGAATGGAATCAATTGCAAAATAAATCGTGGCCAAATACAGTCAATTccgttgaattttattcagcCGTTTTTGTAGATTATGATTCTGCTGGTCAAAAGCGATTTGAAaacattgccaaattttcaatggCTCTACTTACACTTCCGATTTCAAATGCAAGTGTCGAACGCGCTTTTTCGACATACAacgtaattaaaaataaattacgaaaTAAGCTGTCTCTTGAAGTACTGCAAAGTATTATGATGGTACGGTTCACTTTACAAAGACAATCCGGATCTTGCGTCAAATTTGTTCCTTCTGCCCGTATGCTCGAAATGTTCAACGTTAGTATGTACGATttcaaaaatgcaaacaaTACTCAGAAACAATGTGATTCAGTCGATGTTGTCGACGAAATATTCGATAACTACATTGGCGAAATATGA
- the LOC122413582 gene encoding uncharacterized protein isoform X1 — MPKEKNKKYLQKYVKCWETDSALQGISSKLADQPRFSKFFPEKGWLGPDPTDTCSAVCKYCRISLKAHKKDLMNHAKTEKHKKAVSLDKSAKTFEPLTSTFEPVLTEATKIAELKIAAFIAEHSSLQTVNHMIDILPQLDPSSHIISNLKLHRTKCSMLIKNVLGPCMLQELIQEIGDGPYSLIIDESTDLSTQKVLCIMLRFFSFEKREVVTTFYRLIKLIDADAKSVHSAIKLQLEQDGLKVENMVGIGVDGASVMVGKHNSVTALFKREIDDLIVMPCVCHSLHLCAEKASEMLPRPLEFLVRETHNWFSYSPKRLEKYKLLYETINGSGKPNKIQGLSGTRWLARSEAIDTILNQWEELQFLFSIAKSEDNCHMAAQLYNIMIRLPYKAFLIFLKYELKSVTQLNLLFQSDYVEPTKLLEDLFLMFKNLLQKLVVPSSLQKLTDSELINFDFQSCLMHTSAMYFGYEFHVIAQDIEPTELLDVKERCKKFLCTLAQEVQKRLPDNLSILKTMADLHPKIALSRMKPSLTGIIAKFQRTHLYGNKNETESEWNQLQNKSWPNTVNSVEFYSAVFVDYDSAGQKRFENIAKFSMALLTLPISNASVERAFSTYNVIKNKLRNKLSLEVLQSIMMVRFTLQRQSGSCVKFVPSARMLEMFNVSMYDFKNANNTQKQCDSVDVVDEIFDNYIGEI; from the exons AtgccaaaagaaaaaaacaaaaaatatctgcAAAAATATGTAAAGTGTTGGGAGACCGATTCAGCGCTTCAAG GGATTTCTTCAAAGCTTGCAGATCAACCgaggttttcaaagttttttcctgaaaaag GTTGGCTAGGGCCTGATCCAACTGATACATGTTCTGCGGTCTGCAAATATTGTCGAATATCGTTGAAAGCTCACAAAAAGGATTTGATGAACCACGcaaagacagaaaaacataaaaaagctGTATCCTTGGACAAATCAGCAAAGACATTCGAACCGTTGACTTCAACATTTGAGCCAGTTCTGACAGAAGCAACGAAGATCGCCGAATTGAAAATTGCTGCATTTATTGCAGAACATAGTTCACTGCAGACTGTGAATCACATGATCGACATTCTGCCGCAGCTGGACCCTTCGTCACATataatttcgaatttgaaactcCATCGCACTAAATGTTCGATGTTGATCAAGAACGTCCTCGGGCCTTGTATGCTCCAAGAACTTATCCAAGAAATTGGCGACGGTCCATACTCACTCATAATCGACGAGAGTACTGATCTTTCAACGCAGAAGGTGTTGTGTATCATGttgcgatttttctctttcgagaaACGAGAAGTGGTTACAACGTTTTATCGGTTAATCAAATTAATCGATGCCGATGCAAAAAGTGTGCATAGTGCCATTAAACTTCAATTAGAACAAGATGgtttaaaagttgaaaatatggTCGGCATTGGCGTTGATGGAGCGAGTGTGATGGTTGGAAAACACAACTCAGTTACAGCTTTGTTTAAGCGTGAAATAGATGACCTAATCGTTATGCCATGTGTTTGTCACTCACTTCATTTATGCGCTGAAAAAGCATCGGAAATGTTGCCTCGTCCATTAGAATTTTTGGTTCGAGAAACGCATAATTGGTTTTCTTACAGCCCCAAACGGTTAGAAAAATATAAGCTTTTGTACGAAACAATTAATGGTAGTGGAAAACCGAATAAAATTCAGGGTCTTAGCGGAACTCGTTGGCTTGCTCGATCCGAGGCTATCGATACCATCTTAAATCAGTGGGAAGAATTGCAAttcttattttcaattgcaaaatcAGAAGACAATTGTCACATGGCTGCTCAGTTATACAACATCATGATAAGGTTACCCTACAAagcttttcttatttttttaaaatacgaaCTGAAAAGTGTAACGCAATTAAATTTGCTTTTTCAAAGTGATTACGTAGAACCTACGAAATTACTTGAGGATCTTTTTTTGATGTTCAAAAACTTACTGCAAAAGCTCGTTGTACCATCGAGCTTGCAGAAATTAACTGACAGTgaattgatcaatttcgattttcaatctTGTTTAATGCATACTTCAGCAATGTATTTTGGCTACGAGTTTCACGTCATTGCTCAAGATATTGAACCAACAGAATTATTGGATGTTAAAGAAAGgtgcaaaaaatttctctgtaCTTTGGCTCAAGAGGTTCAAAAAAGATTGCCGGACAACTTATCTATCCTAAAGACGATGGCCGATCTTCATCCTAAAATCGCATTATCGCGAATGAAACCCAGTTTAACAGGTATTATTGCAAAATTCCAACGCACTCACTTATACGGCAATAAGAATGAGACAGAGTCAGAATGGAATCAATTGCAAAATAAATCGTGGCCAAATACAGTCAATTccgttgaattttattcagcCGTTTTTGTAGATTATGATTCTGCTGGTCAAAAGCGATTTGAAaacattgccaaattttcaatggCTCTACTTACACTTCCGATTTCAAATGCAAGTGTCGAACGCGCTTTTTCGACATACAacgtaattaaaaataaattacgaaaTAAGCTGTCTCTTGAAGTACTGCAAAGTATTATGATGGTACGGTTCACTTTACAAAGACAATCCGGATCTTGCGTCAAATTTGTTCCTTCTGCCCGTATGCTCGAAATGTTCAACGTTAGTATGTACGATttcaaaaatgcaaacaaTACTCAGAAACAATGTGATTCAGTCGATGTTGTCGACGAAATATTCGATAACTACATTGGCGAAATATGA
- the LOC122413584 gene encoding KIF-binding protein-like: MEPCTSRQDLMNNLREKYQKVRDLLSSPAEAKLPSGEIPLSQKNEAVDVLKGMQIQLEDALNTTEEGDEALIEMLAVIWLDIGIICVENDELTTGEEYLMRCINTLLGKEVTPRGILASISALNQLGLISFQWSKSSEAEEFLKKAERIYKEYIDSNNGSPVAMAVLFNLINDKEPDPNEVLDKLYTLTLYYLAQIYGVTKEHYKSAQYCHMTLQRQLNQTDLDPIDWALNAATLAQFFMEKQQFYQARHHLAAATHILTKYEAKLSELCKEEKEDVVEAMWERYRHRSSDVARCWAKYGIVLMNTSRERLIELSENCDGEKGVNDESSELNPNEKESFLSDKMTFDSLMEDIEVITNRVTDKYLLDFNDARSVFLDVQTWLDEAQKYYTFETHASDYVQIIQDKSQAFKALTFFEDDEERQAKMHKRRINLLVPVVDQLNPRYYHSECRQIWIELAETYSAILTIKLDKLQAVDDRPNPHALSKINSLAQSAIEYYKKFLDSLKESENSPPVQKFSDDMVRPALYAYFHLGTLYNKMITPDKTVQLENVRKSFEAYKFFVDYCESSTELSESMKHELVVCKDLVNLLPLKINKLIQVISTK, encoded by the coding sequence ATGGAGCCCTGTACAAGTCGCCAAGATTTAATGAATAAccttcgtgaaaaatatcaaaaggtGCGTGATTTGTTGAGCTCACCGGCGGAGGCAAAGCTTCCGAGTGGTGAAATTCCGTTATCTCAAAAAAACGAAGCTGTCGATGTATTGAAAGGGATGCAAATACAATTAGAGGATGCATTAAATACGACGGAGGAGGGAGACGAGGCTTTGATCGAAATGCTAGCTGTCATTTGGCTAGACATCGGAATAATTTGCGTCGAGAATGACGAGTTGACAACCGGTGAAGAGTATTTGATGCGCTGTATCAACACGCTCTTAGGAAAAGAAGTAACTCCTCGCGGGATTCTTGCTTCGATAAGTGCACTCAATCAATTGGGATTGATTTCTTTCCAATGGAGTAAATCTAGTGAGGcggaagaatttttgaaaaaagcagAAAGAATTTATAAAGAATATATCGACTCGAATAATGGCAGTCCTGTTGCTATGGCTGTTCTATTCAACCTGATCAATGACAAAGAACCAGATCCTAATGAAGTTCTGGACAAACTTTACACGCTAACTCTTtattatttggcccaaatttaTGGGGTCACAAAGGAACATTACAAATCTGCTCAATACTGTCACATGACACTACAGCGCCAACTCAATCAAACAGATCTTGATCCCATTGATTGGGCCTTGAATGCAGCAACGCTTGCTCAGTTCTTTATGGAAAAACAACAGTTTTATCAAGCTCGACATCACTTGGCAGCTGCAACTCATATTCTAACGAAATACGAGGCTAAACTCAGTGAATTGtgtaaggaagaaaaagaggatgTTGTAGAAGCAATGTGGGAACGCTACAGGCATAGGAGCTCTGACGTTGCTCGCTGCTGGGCAAAATATGGCATTGTTCTGATGAACACATCGCGTGAAAGGCTTATCGaattatcagaaaattgtgATGGCGAGAAAGGTGTCAATGATGAGTCCAGTGAATTGAATCCtaatgaaaaagaaagtttTCTTTCTGACAAAATGACGTTTGACTCTTTaatggaagatatagaagtaATAACGAATCGAGTCACAGACAAGTATCTGTTGGATTTCAACGATGCTAGGAGCGTTTTTCTTGATGTTCAAACATGGCTGGATGAAGCACAGAAATATTACACTTTTGAAACTCACGCTTCTGACTATGTACAAATCATTCAGGACAAATCTCAAGCTTTCAAAGCTTTGACGTTTTTTGAGGACGATGAAGAAAGACAAGCAAAAATGCACAAGCGACGTATTAATCTTTTGGTGCCAGTGGTTGACCAACTGAATCCACGATATTATCATTCTGAATGTCGACAAATTTGGATAGAACTTGCTGAAACATATTCTGCCATACTGACAATTAAATTAGACAAATTACAGGCGGTCGACGATCGACCGAACCCTCATGCTTTGAGCAAAATTAACAGTTTGGCTCAATCCGCTATTGagtattataaaaaatttttagattCGTTGAAAGAATCAGAAAATTCACCTCCTGTACAAAAATTCTCAGACGACATGGTTCGCCCTGCTTTATACGCGTATTTTCATCTTGGTACATTATACAATAAGATGATTACTCCTGACAAGACTGTACAACTGGAAAACGTGAGAAAAAGTTTCGAAGcgtacaaattttttgttgattACTGCGAATCCAGCACAGAACTCTCAGAGTCCATGAAACACGAATTAGTCGTGTGCAAAGATTTAGTTAATCTTTTACcattaaaaatcaataaactTATACAAGTTATTTCAACGAAGTAA